The segment TACTGCGCCTGCAAACCCAGGACAAAGCAGTGCAGTGTATATGGTGAGAGGAGTTAAGGAGTAAACagtgacaaagaaaagaaataaatttTTAGGTGGGAGGAGGACAAGAATTGCTTGTGCAACTTGTCAATATGTtcaactgtcaaacatacaCTGATGAAAGCTGCGATCTGATTCAGTGCCTAAACAGTCTCTAACTTTGTCCACCTGCTGTTTGGTGATGAGCACAGCTGAACACTATGAGAGGGGTGagagtgaatcaaaacagtaaagttgttggccagacagctaaacaatgagctgaaacttaCTATCAATTTCCGTAAAGCCGAGAGGAGCTGTAGATTCAGGAAATAATTCTCTGTAGATTTATCAGCAAACTACGGAGCCCCTAACAaacccctttcacattgtcatttgatacataaaaaatattgattacagCCATGTTAAAGTCTGACAAAATGTAGCATTTACAATAACATGTATtaagctaaatatttttttattgcagcCAGAATGTGTCAAGACAGTAGATTGTTCAGTGGTGAGCGGATGATGTGAGTTTTCACTGACAGGTACAAACAGAGTGACTCTGCAGTTCCTTACCGCCTCCTCAGTGGGAAACTACCTCTATCGGCAGCAGTACATCCACCTCCTCAACTAAAACTGTAACATTTAGGTAGGTTGGTGCTGAGTTTGGACCTGACCTGCCTGCCTGCGTCACTGTCGTTTGATCCTGAGTTGAGGGATGTCTGGCCAGCCCCCTCAAGGACTTCTGGAATCCTGATGGCTGGAGGCTGTTGACTGCCAGCATAGAAATTTCTCAACTTTTTACTGTGGTTTTTCCCCTAGACAGACAGATGAGGAAACATTTGTGATTATGTATTTATCTTAATAATATAACATGTTTTGTACATGGGTATTTCAACTGACCTGGTAGTGAGCCTGTGCCTGCTGAGCAGAGTTGAGGGTAACGTTGCAGAGTTTACAGTACAGTGGTTTACACAGTTCCCCCAACCCCAGAGAGTCTTCCTGCTCCTCCATCCCAAGCAGAGACCCCTCATCCTGGGGCTGCTCGCTGGCTGGGGCTGCCTGACCCAGGAGAGGACCAGGGATGAGGCAGGACATCGGGGCTTGGATGAGGGCCGGTCCTCGGGGCATTGGGGGCAGGTGTGAAGGGTCTGGGCCCGGAGCAACAGGGGAGGACATGGGGCTGGGAGGGAGGGTGAATCGACCGGCTCCGTGCGCCACTACAGGTGGGGGCACCAGTGTTTGTGCAGGATTCAGAGGTGGACGCCCCATCGGTTGTATGAGGTCCATGGTTGGAGGCACTATTGCTTGTGTGTGATCTACAGGTGGGGGACCCAAGGTGTGTGCCATTGGTGGAGGCCCTAGTGGTTGAGATGGGGCCATTGGAGGCGGGCCTAAGCTGTGTGGTTGGGTAATGGGGTGATGTCTTAACGTGTGAGTAGCAGTCATTGGAGGGGGGCCTAGTGTCTGGGTTGGAACCATCGTTGGGGGTCCAATCGCCTGAGCAGGGGCAAGGGGTGGTGGACCGAGAGGCTGCGTAGGCGCCATTGGCGGAGGTCCCAGCTGGTGCAGAGATTCCATGTGGTGGAAAGGCTGCTGGGGATGGCGGAAGAGACTCAGTGGAGGCTTCAACATGGTCTCTGGGCCTGTGGACAACAGAGTCACATGCACACTACTTATAGACAGGGAAAGATATCATTAATCAGAGAAATTTCTTTCAAGTAAATTCAGTTACTTTTCATGAGGAAGGCAGTGTTGTATGGACATTAGTACTTCAATGAAAGTTCATGCAATAATAGAAAATCTTTAGAAGCTTTTAGTTTTTAGCCATGGCGGTTGGTTGGTCTACTAACACTTTGGTCAtgattgaaatatctcaacaactattactATCTTGTCAACCTTACATATTCTTTGCGTTTACTGTTACTTGGCAAATGATAGCATTCTAACAGGCTAAACTGATATGGTAAACacggtaaacattatacctgctaaacatcagcatttcaacattgtcattgtgaacaTGTTAGCTGATATTAGTATTTAGCTTAAAGCCCACTGTGCCTATGTACATCCTCACAGAGCTGTTAGCATGGCTGTTGATTCGGCGTCTCATTATGCTGCATTTTGATTTGGGTCTCTTCATCAAAATACACACTGGTTATTATTTAGGCTTACAAGGACGGGTTTTGCCATTGTTCAATatgtcagcaaaaaaaaagcattgcttAGCTTTACACAAAATTTCAATGAaatctgtaaatattttttagcCTAGAGCAAACAtaacataaataatatatattttcctTGGCAAAGATAAATATGTGATTTGCATTGGATTAGACTGCTAAGTGGATATTGTCTATTGACAGATCATCAAACAGACATTGAGAAGGAACTTGGTGATAAACCAATGACCAATGTACAGTGACACTAAGAgaaaaagcttctttttttttcttagagccctgaggcaggagagagagagatgtaaagAGATGGGCGAATGGAAACACATTCTCGGACAGAGGAGCTTCACACTCCAGTGGGCATCAGAAAGATTAGGCTTAGCCTACAGCGCCTGCAGTCATGCATACGGGGacattacatacacatgcatgtgcacaaacacaaacagaggcAATGACAATCGTCAAGCGTCTCTGATCGGAagagatcagtgtgtgtgtgtgtgtgtgtgtgtgtgtgtgtgtgtgtgtgtgtgtttgtgtgtgtgtgtgtgtgtgcgtgtgcgcgtgtgtacaTGCATGGGTTTGTGTGTCTAAggaaaacaagaaagaaaaagcaTTATATTAGGAATGGCAATGTGCTGATTTCTGTATGTTCATTTTTACCGCTCTAATGctccatttttgtgtgtgtgtgtgtgtgtgtgtgtgtgtgtgtgtgtttgtttgtgtgtagctacatacagtatattgtcagGTCAGTAATAGGCCAACAGCTGTGTCAAAACTCCCTGTGCTGGAAGCTTTTATCTGGAATCCAATTGGACGCCCAATGGCAGTGATTCATGGACTCAAAATAACATCCCGAGGCGTTTGTGTTTCCGACTGCTGTTcgctgtcagtctgtctgtccagTCTGTCTGGCTGCCTGTCTGTCACCTGGCCTTGCTGACCTCAGGAGAAAGGTATGCTTGACTATAATCCTGTCAACTGCAATATGAGACTGTGGGAGATTCATAAGGGCTGAATGAGTAGTTGCCTATACattacagtaatacagtaataTTATACAGCAGttgcatataaataaatatcagtTTCACTACTCATTGGCATCGTAAGTGTTGTTTAAACATATCCTGCTCATAAAAGCTTTTACATTTGCTGTTTTGGGAGCTCCTTTGGAAAACATTCTCTGGCATCCATAGGGAGCTGCAAAGGTGATTTATTTGTAATAAGCatcagaagaagtgaccggacaGCCAAAGGAAAGCAGCTCTAACAGAACGTCAAGCTTTATTAACAGCAAATTTCAAGAAAAAGAAGTCTCAGACACACTCAAATTGCATCGCAAATGCATCACAGCAATGACAGCTTTAGTACCAAAAATGGTGacagtaaacagaaaaaaaacatggtttaaATGTTACTATcctatttaaaattaaaataaattgatatAGTATAGCCATTAAAATGGCCCAAAGGGTATTAGAATTGGACAAGTTTTGAGAAGTTAGTGCTTCAAatattcatatactgtatattcattgAATGAAACCAACATGTTGAATTATACAACTTCTCAATCCTCAATAATCACTATTAACGTCATACAGAACCAGATCCACGAATCAAGTTCCACATACAGTACTGCACATCATCAATCTAATCAGTAACGGCCTCACGAGAACCCTTAACCCTGAGTGAGACCGCCTGCAAAGCAGTCCGGAAACCTCACTACAGCAGCACTTTAAAGCACAAAAGGGTGGCTGACCCTTTTCGCTTGAGTACACATTGTGCCACCACAAAATAGATTGCATCTGCTGTATATCAGTTacaatcatagactgtatacagtatatggttaCAATGTAAAGTAAGCTTGAATATGTTGCTGTCAACTGTTTGCCCAACACTTGCCTCCCCACGTCTTCAACTCCTATTGATGCTACCTGATGTAAAATTCCTTTGCACCATGATTTCATGTAGCCAGTACTGTGCCTGAAGGCAGAAAAGATCTGTTACCTTTCTATAGTTTTAATGTGAGCTAGATAGGCCAGATAACTAGATAGGCCAAGGTCAGTTTTGTCCCAGATCCAGGCCCACAGAGTGcagtctacagagctgcagcaTAGACCCTGCtgcaaagtaaaataaataaataaatacataacaatTGTTGTTTTGCATTTGAGTTTTTTGAGAGGACACAATCAACTTTGCAAGTCAAAGTCAGGCTTATGTAATGTTGCTCTGAAGCAGAAGTGATCAGTAGGTTGACAACACAGTAATGTTCGTCATATCTGTAGAGAGATAATGTTTTCAAAGTCTCAAAAGAATCAGCCAGAGTTGGAAGTTGCTTTTAAAACCAACTCAGAAGTTATTTAACTATTAAATAACTTCACTTGTCAGATTTTTTGAGTTTGACTAAAGATTTCTTGGTTTTAGAGCCTCACCACAAAAGAAATTCCTGTCCTGTAGTCTGATAATATCATGGCCTCCACTGAGAATCTCTAAATAGGCCAAGTCTTTATTTTCTCTAGAGTTTCTCTTGCCATACTGTCTTGTGTCACATCAATTATGGAGCAATGAGAAGCAAATGCCTCCTGCACTTATTCAATCTGCTTCACTGGGCACCAGATAACccaaaaaagcaaaaaggcCACATATATCTTACTGTACTGTGCAATGTACTTACTTGACCATTACAGTAAAGCCTagttccactttttttttaaatctcagtAGCACTTAAGGTTTGAATTCCTTCCATAATAATTAACAAAAAGTACTCATTTACAGACTCTGAGCACCAGTCACCAGGCCTATGCATTAGGCTGCTATTACTATATTGATTAATAAATTCATTCCTCCTTATAGAAAACAACTATAGCACTAGACATTTAGCTTCATCGGAAACACTTACAAAAGCCCATCACCAGAGATTTTGGCTGACGAAAAGTTGGAAAATCCACTGTTATTTAGTTGGTAATATTAAACAGAGAAAGCCAACCACATCCTCAGTTTTGATTAATTAAGTCCagcaaatatttggcatttttactCTTATGATGACGTAAATGATTGATGGTTTATCAAAATTCCCTCCTCAATAAACTATACTGTTTCAgcccaaaacacattttgtttccaaTCAACTATAATCATTTACAAACTCTACTAACTTCAATCTAAGACTCCATGCAGTCTATGCAATGATGATGACAGTTTAATGACAAAAATATTACCAGGTGGATCAGTCTCATGCTGTACATCTGGATCATGTAGTAGCCATGACACTGGCCtcaagtcattaaaaaaacaacagtgcgACTGTGCAGGTGCAATGAATAAACACTTACTGTGTAATTGCATGTCACCACCATCTGTGCAGATCAAGAGATCAAGCAATGCAGTGAAGGAAGCGGCACCGATTCAGTTTCTATTTCTTCACTTGCTCTGAAAACCACTTCACTGCCATACCAGAGAGATAAAAGTGAACATTGCATTGAGGCTATAGAGACTCTCGACAACCTCAGATTTTGCATCGCAGCATCCGTGCTAAGATAAACAGAATTATGGCTGGTGCACCCCTCTATATGACATTATGATGATGACAGCAGAACCAGGGCAATCGGTTTCAACATCCACCTTCCTCATCTGCAAATGTCTCTGGTTAGAATGTCTCCATCCCTGCACATTAGCGAATACTGCTGACAGTCAGAAGAGAGATCCTGTATAGCAAGCCTCTCCTTACCTGGCAAACGGGCAAGATAATGCCTGCTGTCACCGTAGCTGACAGGCGGCGAAGTATAATTTCTGCAGTAATCCGCAGTCTGGTAGTACGCTGCATCCCCGTTCTTCAGCTGCAGCGCCATCATCGCAGTCACATCCCTTTTGCAACTTCTTCTCTCCAAAAAACCTGGCGGTCAGGCAGGATGACAGTACCTAGCACACGCTCAGACACTAAGGCTTTCACCGGAGGGGTGATTCAAAGATGAGAGCAAAATACAGAAATCGCCAGccagcaaaaaaacattttaaatgcccAACATGTAAACACAATGCGTTTGTATTTTCacattaagtaacaaaaaatatgtttccctcgcgaaattacatttttgtcctGCCCAGGATCCTCCAGCATCCCTCTCCTTGTTGGTACAGTCCATTTCCGATGCCACCGCTGCTGAACAGCATGGTTTTCAATCATGACACATTGTGTACATGTTACTCCTATGTGGTAGACCCTGATCACCCGTGGCTGGCTATGAGTCTCAGATCTGCAGTGAAAACAGCCAGGATGCTAATGGGATGATAATGTTGTTAATAGCCTAtgagttaataaataaaatgctacAATACTCAAACACTAATAGACTATAAGAAAGTATTGAAAACCGCATCTGCAATAAATAGGCCTAacaatttcttcttcttcttcttcttcttcttcttcttcttcttcttcttcttcttcttctccttcttctccttttttctataataataaaaacaagatacattaatttattattgttgGTATTGTTATCATTCTTATAATTGTAGTAGCCAACTAATATGTGATGCTACTAATTTTGTAATATTGGATATTACTACTATTACTGTTTACTGTGAACCATGAGATCTTaagatgtggttgaaagctccaCAGAAAAAAAGCTAGTTTATGTGCTTTgaggttagattttttttcctcacctttgtaggcctatattacatataaatgtacttttattatcacactgtgtgtttattttcttatatatatcttatatatttccatatattgtatgtttattgtatttattatgtATAGTGCATAGGCCTACAACATCAGTATGACTTGCAGTTTAGATGTGATTTcttaatccattttatttatttcatttaaattatcATGTCTTAGTCctgctgtgtgaatgtgtgaaaaagtgtgaaTTTCCTTCCCTGGGGATCAATAATGTCTTATATTATATCCTTATCTCATCAAATTATGGGCTGCTTTGCAAAAGCATGATGTCACGTCGACAAACACTGGAACAGTTTTTGCTATCTTATTTGCCCTTTTTGTTTACTGTGATGGTGTGGGCCTACTTAGTCAATCTTTTGAGATACATCTCGTTTTTTGAGGAAGTTTGTCATTATTATATAAGAAACCAAATCATAATTCTAAGATACTAAGTCATTCTTTTGAGAAATTACTAACAggatctttttcttttcatgacatTGGCAGAAATAGGCTTCCACAGAGATCCTGtaataacattttaacaaaataatagtGTTTGAAACATACTTACTCATGTGTACTCATATTTTGAGAtcctcattattttgagatactatcTCATTATTTTTTAGATGCCAAGTCGTTATTTTAAGATACtatctcattattttgagaaagtttctcattatAATGACTTACTGGTGGAAATGGCTTCCCCATTAATCctgaaataacatttaaa is part of the Perca flavescens isolate YP-PL-M2 chromosome 9, PFLA_1.0, whole genome shotgun sequence genome and harbors:
- the zmat3 gene encoding zinc finger matrin-type protein 3 codes for the protein MMALQLKNGDAAYYQTADYCRNYTSPPVSYGDSRHYLARLPGPETMLKPPLSLFRHPQQPFHHMESLHQLGPPPMAPTQPLGPPPLAPAQAIGPPTMVPTQTLGPPPMTATHTLRHHPITQPHSLGPPPMAPSQPLGPPPMAHTLGPPPVDHTQAIVPPTMDLIQPMGRPPLNPAQTLVPPPVVAHGAGRFTLPPSPMSSPVAPGPDPSHLPPMPRGPALIQAPMSCLIPGPLLGQAAPASEQPQDEGSLLGMEEQEDSLGLGELCKPLYCKLCNVTLNSAQQAQAHYQGKNHSKKLRNFYAGSQQPPAIRIPEVLEGAGQTSLNSGSNDSDAGRQAQYKGATRVILATENDYCKLCDASFSSLAVAQAHYKGKNHAKKLRLAEAQQNSNNMEGSNEAAPRRNRKDGSEYRLVKNRRSPQLPASMPGPYYNPRPRQRIPRDLAMCVTPSGQFYCSMCNCGAEQETDFRQHLESKQHKAKVSELRYRHEMENLGYS